The Actinomadura sp. WMMB 499 genome includes a window with the following:
- a CDS encoding SAM-dependent methyltransferase, whose amino-acid sequence MNDIPGIDTTVPSSARITNYWLGGKDHYPVDREVGDAIARIHPDIVTMARHDRAFIGRSVRYLAGEAGVRQFLDIGTGLPTQDNTHEVAQRAAPDSRIVYVDNDPMVLAHARALLTSTPEGVTAYIDADLREPEAILEKARETLDFTEPVAVMLIGILQHIVDDAEAESIVRLLVEPLPSGSHFVLVHDTADFHGQSVLDAMDTFMAEGGLPICARDHARVERLMDGLDIVDPGIVSTSHWRVGVDSPWGEAEHVAQYSAVGRKP is encoded by the coding sequence GTGAACGACATTCCCGGTATCGACACGACCGTGCCGAGTTCGGCGCGGATCACCAACTACTGGCTCGGCGGCAAGGACCACTACCCCGTCGACCGCGAGGTCGGCGACGCGATCGCCCGCATCCACCCCGACATCGTCACGATGGCGCGGCACGACCGCGCGTTCATCGGCCGGTCCGTCCGGTACCTGGCGGGCGAGGCGGGCGTCCGCCAGTTCCTCGACATCGGCACCGGGCTGCCCACCCAGGACAACACCCACGAGGTCGCCCAGCGCGCCGCCCCCGACTCGCGGATCGTCTACGTCGACAACGACCCGATGGTCCTCGCGCACGCCCGCGCGCTGCTCACCTCGACACCCGAGGGCGTGACCGCCTACATCGACGCCGACCTGCGCGAGCCCGAAGCCATCCTCGAGAAGGCCCGCGAGACCCTCGACTTCACCGAGCCCGTCGCCGTCATGCTCATCGGCATCCTCCAGCACATCGTGGACGACGCCGAGGCGGAGTCGATCGTCCGGCTGCTCGTCGAACCCCTGCCGTCCGGCAGCCACTTCGTCCTGGTGCACGACACCGCCGACTTCCACGGCCAGTCCGTCCTGGACGCCATGGACACGTTCATGGCCGAGGGCGGCCTGCCGATCTGCGCCCGCGACCACGCCCGGGTGGAACGCCTGATGGACGGCCTCGACATCGTCGACCCCGGCATCGTGTCGACCTCGCACTGGCGCGTCGGCGTCGACAGCCCGTGGGGCGAGGCCGAGCACGTCGCCCAGTACAGCGCGGTGGGCCGCAAACCCTAG
- a CDS encoding NAD(P)-dependent alcohol dehydrogenase, with product MREVTGWAARMPGAALERWEFERRELRERDVAVRVRYCGVCASDLSAIRHGDGLPLVPGHEIVGEVAAVGPAVSGFAVGDRAAVGNIVDSCRTCAACRAGRENWCEEGVTLTYGGTDRVDGSRTQGGYSSEYVADEHFVHRLPDGLDPAGAAPLMCAGVTTWVPLRRWGAGPGRTVGVVGMGGLGHVALKLARALGAETVQFTTSPAKAEEARRLGAGDVVLSPDGRAMARQSGRCDLIIDTVGAPHALEPYMDALAVDGTLCLVGIPEADLRVNPMSLIVGAKNLAGAGSGGVRETREMLEFCARHGIVAETEAVPAHEVNTALDRLARNDVRYRFVLDMDG from the coding sequence ATGCGTGAGGTCACGGGCTGGGCGGCTCGGATGCCCGGAGCGGCGCTGGAGCGGTGGGAGTTCGAACGCCGGGAGTTGCGGGAGCGGGACGTGGCGGTGCGCGTGCGGTACTGCGGCGTGTGCGCGTCCGACCTGTCCGCGATCCGGCACGGCGACGGTCTCCCGCTCGTGCCGGGCCACGAGATCGTCGGGGAGGTCGCCGCGGTCGGGCCGGCGGTGTCCGGGTTCGCCGTGGGCGACCGGGCGGCGGTCGGCAACATCGTCGACTCCTGCCGCACCTGCGCCGCCTGCCGGGCGGGCCGCGAGAACTGGTGCGAAGAGGGCGTCACCCTCACCTACGGCGGCACCGACCGCGTCGACGGCTCGCGCACCCAGGGCGGTTACTCGTCCGAGTACGTCGCGGACGAGCACTTCGTGCACCGCCTGCCGGACGGGCTGGATCCGGCGGGCGCGGCTCCGCTGATGTGCGCGGGCGTCACCACGTGGGTGCCGCTGCGCCGCTGGGGCGCCGGACCGGGACGGACGGTCGGCGTCGTCGGCATGGGCGGTCTCGGCCACGTCGCCCTCAAGCTCGCCCGCGCGCTGGGTGCCGAGACCGTGCAGTTCACCACGTCCCCCGCCAAGGCCGAGGAGGCGCGCCGCCTGGGGGCGGGCGATGTGGTGCTGTCGCCGGACGGACGGGCGATGGCCCGGCAGTCGGGCCGCTGCGACCTGATCATCGACACGGTCGGCGCCCCGCACGCCCTCGAGCCCTACATGGACGCCCTGGCCGTCGACGGCACCCTGTGCCTGGTCGGCATCCCCGAAGCGGACCTCCGGGTGAACCCGATGAGCCTGATCGTCGGCGCGAAGAACCTCGCCGGGGCGGGCAGCGGCGGTGTGCGGGAGACGCGCGAGATGCTCGAGTTCTGCGCCCGGCACGGCATCGTCGCGGAGACAGAGGCCGTCCCGGCGCACGAGGTGAACACCGCCCTCGACCGCCTGGCCCGCAACGACGTCCGCTACCGGTTCGTCCTCGACATGGACGGCTAG
- a CDS encoding SDR family oxidoreductase: MDLGLAGRVYAVTGAGSGVGLATAALLLADGAHVAACARDAGRLRAALDPLPRAGGARTYAAPCDVRDGAAVADFVDGAAAEFGRLDGVVNNAGRSLLAPVAETSDEQWRDEFDLKIFGVLNTVRAAEPHLRRSDAPAIVNVNAILARQPESRLGATSAARAALLNLSRTLAADLAPIRVNSVCLGLIDTGQWRRRYEASGSPLSYEEWTGDLAADRGIALGRLGRAEEVAHPIVALLSPRASYVTGSSLDIGGGVARYV; this comes from the coding sequence ATGGATCTCGGGCTCGCCGGACGGGTCTACGCCGTCACCGGCGCCGGGTCCGGCGTCGGGCTGGCCACCGCCGCGCTGCTGCTCGCCGACGGCGCGCACGTCGCCGCCTGCGCCCGCGACGCCGGCCGGCTCCGCGCCGCGCTCGACCCGCTGCCCCGCGCGGGCGGCGCCCGGACGTACGCGGCGCCGTGCGACGTGCGCGACGGCGCGGCCGTCGCGGACTTCGTCGACGGGGCGGCCGCCGAGTTCGGCCGGCTCGACGGGGTCGTCAACAACGCGGGCCGCTCGCTCCTCGCGCCGGTCGCCGAGACGTCCGACGAGCAGTGGCGCGACGAGTTCGACCTCAAGATCTTCGGCGTGCTCAACACCGTGCGGGCCGCCGAGCCGCACCTGCGCCGGTCGGACGCGCCCGCGATCGTCAACGTGAACGCGATCCTCGCCCGGCAGCCCGAATCCCGGCTCGGCGCCACCTCGGCCGCCCGCGCCGCGCTGCTCAACCTCTCCCGGACCCTCGCCGCCGACCTCGCCCCCATCCGGGTCAACTCGGTCTGCCTCGGCCTCATCGACACCGGCCAGTGGCGCCGCAGGTACGAGGCGTCCGGCAGCCCGCTCTCCTACGAGGAGTGGACGGGCGACCTCGCCGCCGACCGGGGCATCGCGCTCGGCCGCCTCGGCCGTGCCGAGGAGGTCGCCCACCCGATCGTCGCGCTGCTGTCGCCGCGCGCGTCCTACGTCACCGGATCGTCCCTCGACATCGGCGGAGGAGTCGCCCGATATGTCTGA
- a CDS encoding cupin domain-containing protein, with protein sequence MTESTARPTAQPAAAAPATDLDALIDSCIAARDGRHEDWDTLGFQAKAGDEFRRAQIRYIGSGATGNHETDGRILPSDHFTFSNMRLPAGAIGPEHTHHDVEEVFFVLEGELEVTVHDVEDGTKTASRLLGYRDLIRVPAGVPRSLRNIGDADALFCVIIGTGKPELPTYPPTSPMHGVTRD encoded by the coding sequence ATGACCGAGTCCACCGCGCGGCCCACGGCGCAGCCCGCCGCGGCCGCACCGGCGACCGACCTGGACGCGCTGATCGACTCCTGCATCGCCGCGCGCGACGGGCGCCACGAGGACTGGGACACCCTCGGCTTCCAGGCCAAGGCCGGCGACGAGTTCCGCCGCGCGCAGATCCGCTACATCGGCTCCGGCGCCACCGGGAACCACGAGACCGACGGCCGGATCCTGCCCTCCGACCACTTCACGTTCTCCAACATGCGCCTCCCCGCCGGCGCGATCGGCCCCGAGCACACCCACCACGACGTCGAGGAGGTCTTCTTCGTCCTGGAAGGCGAGCTGGAGGTGACCGTCCACGACGTCGAGGACGGCACGAAGACGGCGTCGCGCCTACTCGGCTACCGCGACCTCATCCGCGTCCCGGCCGGGGTGCCGCGCAGCCTGCGCAACATCGGCGACGCCGACGCGCTGTTCTGCGTGATCATCGGAACCGGGAAGCCGGAGCTCCCGACGTACCCGCCGACCTCGCCGATGCACGGCGTCACCCGGGACTGA
- a CDS encoding thiamine pyrophosphate-binding protein: MSDPNGGDLLVQVLREHGVTTVFGVVSVHNLPLVEAVDRDLRFVAVRHEAAAVNAADAHARASGGLGCALTSTGTGAGNAAGALIEALTAGSRVLHVTGNIDSEYLGQGRGVIHETKDQLGMLAAVSKHAAAVGSAASAGGVLRAAARAALALPQGPASVEWPIDLQYAAQTIAPERPAVPEPGGTWRDAAPEAVRLLAAARRPVIWAGGGARAAGPELRALAERLGAPILTSNAGRGAVPEDHPLVVGNFATSPAAEPLLRDADLLLSIGTHFRSQETKHYKLRLPAEHVQIDVDPAAIGRAYPATLGLCGEASAVLRALVPSGTAVEDGWRDRAAETREAVRAKLRADIGPYAILNDAIRTHLDDASPIARDVTIPSSQWGNRLLPILDPATNVFPLGGGIGQGLAMGIGAATARPDVPTLVMAGDGGFSVHLGEIATLAQERPWLVVLLFNDGGYGVLRNMQDRHMDRRSGVDLFTPDFAAVAAAASMPYARVRDAAEFGEAFAKAVAAREPYFLEVDVTAIGPTPASFVPPVPVPTAR; encoded by the coding sequence ATGTCTGACCCCAATGGCGGTGACCTGCTCGTCCAGGTCCTCCGCGAGCACGGCGTCACCACCGTCTTCGGCGTCGTCAGCGTGCACAACCTCCCCCTCGTGGAGGCCGTCGACCGCGACCTGCGCTTCGTCGCCGTCCGGCACGAGGCCGCCGCGGTCAACGCCGCGGACGCCCACGCGCGCGCGTCCGGCGGGCTCGGCTGCGCGCTGACCAGCACCGGGACGGGCGCGGGCAACGCCGCGGGCGCCCTCATCGAGGCGCTCACCGCGGGCTCGCGCGTCCTGCACGTCACCGGGAACATCGACAGCGAGTACCTCGGGCAGGGCCGCGGCGTCATCCACGAGACCAAGGACCAGCTCGGCATGCTGGCCGCCGTCTCCAAGCACGCCGCCGCGGTCGGCTCGGCCGCCTCCGCCGGGGGCGTGCTGCGCGCGGCGGCCCGCGCGGCGCTCGCCCTCCCGCAGGGCCCGGCGAGCGTCGAATGGCCCATCGACCTCCAGTACGCGGCGCAGACGATCGCCCCGGAGCGTCCGGCCGTCCCGGAACCGGGCGGGACGTGGCGCGACGCGGCCCCCGAGGCCGTGCGGCTCCTCGCCGCCGCCCGCCGCCCGGTCATCTGGGCGGGCGGCGGCGCCCGCGCCGCCGGCCCCGAACTGCGGGCGCTCGCCGAACGGCTCGGCGCCCCGATCCTCACCTCGAACGCCGGGCGCGGCGCCGTCCCCGAGGACCACCCGCTCGTCGTCGGCAACTTCGCCACCAGCCCCGCCGCCGAACCCCTGCTGCGGGACGCGGACCTGCTCCTCAGCATCGGCACCCACTTCCGCTCGCAGGAGACGAAGCACTACAAGCTGCGGCTCCCCGCCGAGCACGTCCAGATCGACGTCGACCCGGCCGCGATCGGCCGCGCCTACCCGGCCACGCTCGGCCTGTGCGGCGAGGCGTCGGCCGTCCTGCGCGCGCTCGTCCCGTCCGGGACCGCCGTCGAGGACGGCTGGCGCGACCGGGCCGCCGAGACCCGCGAGGCCGTCCGCGCGAAGCTGCGGGCGGACATCGGCCCCTACGCCATCCTCAACGACGCCATCCGGACGCACCTGGACGACGCGTCACCGATCGCCCGGGACGTCACGATCCCGTCGAGCCAGTGGGGCAACCGCCTCCTGCCGATCCTCGACCCCGCGACGAACGTGTTCCCGCTCGGCGGCGGCATCGGGCAGGGCCTCGCGATGGGCATCGGCGCCGCTACCGCCCGCCCCGACGTCCCGACCCTCGTCATGGCGGGCGACGGCGGGTTCTCCGTGCACCTCGGCGAGATCGCGACGCTCGCGCAGGAACGCCCCTGGCTCGTCGTCCTGCTGTTCAACGACGGCGGCTACGGCGTCCTGCGCAACATGCAGGACCGGCACATGGACCGGCGCTCGGGCGTCGACCTGTTCACGCCCGACTTCGCGGCCGTCGCCGCCGCCGCCTCGATGCCGTACGCGCGCGTCCGGGACGCCGCCGAGTTCGGCGAGGCGTTCGCGAAGGCCGTCGCCGCCCGCGAACCGTACTTCCTCGAGGTCGACGTCACCGCGATCGGCCCGACCCCGGCCTCGTTCGTCCCGCCCGTCCCCGTCCCCACGGCCCGCTGA
- a CDS encoding VOC family protein gives MSMHSGTTPDTAPGPIARLRSLRSVAVRTPDAAAAAEFYRHVWGLNPVESDTGVTWLRGTGAEHHILEVRQAEANALGKIAFSVATPREVDAAAFRLESLGIPLIAAPGRLDQAGGGYGLRFADPENRLVELSTEVEAVVPRDTGGLDAVPRKLAHVVLNTVDIDAACDFYTRVLGMRISDWSEHQMAFLRCNSDHHVIAFNQAPWTSLNHMAYEMPSIDHFMRGIGRLRHHGVTPLWGPGRHGPGNNTFGYFGDPAGLVCEYTSEVEQVQEDAWLCRVWRRVPELSDLWGTAGPPSADVRTRMAGIPDHGGWWEK, from the coding sequence ATGTCCATGCATTCCGGGACGACACCCGATACGGCCCCCGGACCGATCGCGCGGCTGCGGTCGCTGCGGTCGGTGGCGGTGCGGACGCCCGACGCCGCGGCCGCCGCCGAGTTCTACCGGCACGTCTGGGGCCTGAACCCGGTCGAGTCCGATACGGGCGTGACGTGGCTGCGCGGGACGGGCGCGGAGCACCACATCCTCGAGGTGCGGCAGGCGGAGGCGAACGCGCTCGGCAAGATCGCGTTCTCGGTGGCGACGCCCCGGGAGGTCGACGCGGCCGCGTTCCGGCTGGAGTCCCTCGGGATCCCGCTGATCGCCGCGCCGGGGCGCCTCGACCAGGCGGGCGGCGGGTACGGGCTGCGGTTCGCCGACCCGGAGAACCGCCTCGTCGAACTGTCCACGGAGGTCGAGGCGGTCGTGCCGCGCGACACCGGCGGCCTGGACGCCGTCCCGCGCAAGCTCGCGCACGTCGTCCTGAACACCGTGGACATCGACGCCGCCTGCGACTTCTACACCCGCGTGCTCGGCATGCGGATCTCCGACTGGTCCGAGCACCAGATGGCGTTCCTGCGCTGCAACAGCGACCACCACGTCATCGCGTTCAACCAGGCGCCGTGGACGTCGCTGAACCACATGGCGTACGAGATGCCGTCCATCGACCACTTCATGCGCGGCATCGGGCGGCTCCGCCACCACGGCGTCACCCCGCTGTGGGGGCCGGGACGGCACGGGCCGGGCAACAACACGTTCGGGTACTTCGGCGACCCGGCGGGCCTGGTGTGCGAGTACACGTCCGAGGTCGAGCAGGTCCAGGAGGACGCGTGGCTGTGCCGGGTGTGGCGCCGCGTACCCGAACTGTCCGACCTGTGGGGGACGGCGGGACCGCCGTCGGCGGACGTCCGCACCCGCATGGCCGGGATCCCCGACCACGGAGGGTGGTGGGAGAAGTGA
- a CDS encoding alpha/beta fold hydrolase: MTAGPVLMLHGIGGCAASFDDQVPAFEAAGHRVTAWDAPGYGPSPDPDSAPGMSGYAEAAAALLDGAEPAHVVGVSWGGVIATRLAAERPGLVRSLVLVGSSRGSGRTPEGRAAMAARGAELERLGPAEFAARRGRKLVSPEAPADLVYRVVSAMARAIRLPGYAFAAAAMAGTDHSAVLGTLDVPALVLAGDRDTVTGPGESRAIAAALPGARLEILPGAGHAANQERPDEFNRTVLDFLAETER, encoded by the coding sequence GTGACCGCCGGGCCGGTGCTGATGCTGCACGGCATCGGGGGCTGCGCCGCGTCGTTCGACGACCAGGTCCCGGCGTTCGAGGCCGCCGGGCACCGCGTCACGGCGTGGGACGCGCCGGGGTACGGGCCGTCACCCGACCCCGACTCGGCGCCCGGCATGTCCGGATACGCGGAGGCCGCCGCCGCGCTCCTCGACGGCGCCGAACCCGCGCACGTCGTCGGGGTGTCGTGGGGCGGCGTGATCGCGACCCGGCTCGCGGCCGAACGTCCCGGGCTCGTCCGCTCGCTCGTCCTGGTCGGGTCGTCGCGCGGCTCCGGCCGCACGCCCGAGGGCCGGGCCGCGATGGCGGCGCGCGGCGCCGAACTCGAACGCCTCGGCCCGGCGGAGTTCGCGGCCCGGCGCGGCCGCAAGCTCGTCTCCCCGGAGGCGCCCGCCGACCTGGTGTACCGGGTGGTGTCCGCGATGGCGCGGGCGATCCGCCTGCCCGGCTACGCCTTCGCGGCCGCCGCGATGGCCGGAACCGACCACAGTGCCGTGCTCGGGACGCTCGACGTGCCCGCCCTGGTGCTCGCGGGCGACCGCGACACCGTCACCGGGCCCGGCGAGAGCCGCGCCATCGCGGCGGCCCTCCCCGGCGCCCGGCTGGAGATCCTCCCGGGCGCGGGCCACGCCGCCAACCAGGAACGCCCGGACGAGTTCAACCGCACCGTCCTCGACTTCCTCGCGGAGACCGAACGATGA
- a CDS encoding SDR family oxidoreductase gives MSGPDLTDRLVVVTGAGRGLGLEIARAAGLAGARVVVAERDPGLAEAAVADLTAGGVETHRVDTDVADTASVAALAGAVARIGPVHGVVNNAALADGVGGRPFYDIDPEQWDAVLTVNVRGTWLVSRALWPHLARPGGRIVNLASDAAFYGSPRLAHYVTSKSAIVGMTRAMARDAGPHEVTVNAVAPGLTLGDAADRIPAERHELYRLNRALERPQEPGDLTGAVLFLLSDAASYITGQTLVVDGGFVFN, from the coding sequence GTGAGCGGCCCGGACCTGACGGATCGCCTGGTCGTCGTCACCGGGGCCGGGCGCGGCCTCGGGCTGGAGATCGCGCGGGCCGCCGGGCTCGCGGGGGCGCGGGTCGTGGTCGCCGAACGGGACCCCGGCCTCGCCGAGGCCGCCGTCGCCGACCTCACCGCCGGGGGCGTCGAGACGCACCGGGTCGACACCGACGTCGCCGACACCGCGTCCGTCGCCGCGCTCGCCGGCGCGGTCGCCCGCATCGGGCCCGTGCACGGCGTCGTGAACAACGCGGCCCTCGCCGACGGCGTCGGCGGGCGCCCGTTCTACGACATCGACCCCGAGCAGTGGGACGCCGTCCTGACCGTGAACGTGCGCGGCACGTGGCTCGTCTCGCGCGCGCTCTGGCCGCACCTCGCACGTCCTGGGGGCCGGATCGTGAACCTGGCGTCCGACGCGGCCTTTTACGGTTCGCCCAGGCTCGCGCACTACGTGACGTCCAAGAGCGCGATCGTCGGCATGACGCGCGCGATGGCGCGCGACGCGGGGCCGCACGAGGTCACCGTCAACGCGGTCGCGCCCGGCCTCACCCTCGGCGACGCCGCCGACCGCATCCCCGCCGAACGGCACGAGCTGTACCGGCTGAACCGGGCCCTCGAACGCCCGCAGGAGCCCGGCGACCTCACCGGCGCCGTCCTGTTCCTGCTGTCGGACGCCGCCTCGTACATCACCGGGCAGACGCTCGTCGTCGACGGCGGCTTCGTCTTCAACTGA
- a CDS encoding MarR family winged helix-turn-helix transcriptional regulator: MADRESGSGAGPAEVPPEPRAGADGAAGGEPDRTDEIVRQWRAMRPDLDPSPIALLGRLHRAYLRYNALASRLFERNGLNAAAFDVLITLRRSGPPYRRSARELAEASLLSSAGVTLRMDRLEKAGLIVRERDEHDRRVVYSRLTDQGFELIDRLLAEHLDNERAMIAGLADEQVAQLTGLLRALERSLEAAEDAAERGDGGSGGDR, encoded by the coding sequence ATGGCAGATCGGGAGAGCGGATCCGGCGCCGGACCGGCGGAGGTCCCGCCGGAGCCGAGGGCCGGGGCGGACGGTGCCGCGGGGGGCGAGCCGGACCGCACCGACGAGATCGTCCGGCAGTGGCGCGCGATGCGGCCCGACCTGGACCCCTCGCCGATCGCGCTCCTCGGCCGCCTGCACCGCGCCTACCTGCGCTACAACGCCCTCGCCTCCCGGCTGTTCGAGCGCAACGGGCTGAACGCCGCCGCCTTCGACGTGCTGATCACGCTGCGCCGGTCCGGGCCGCCGTACCGCCGGTCGGCCCGCGAGCTGGCCGAGGCGTCGCTGCTCAGCTCGGCCGGGGTCACGCTGCGGATGGACCGGCTGGAGAAGGCCGGTCTGATCGTCCGCGAGCGCGACGAGCACGACCGCCGGGTCGTCTACTCGCGGCTCACCGACCAGGGGTTCGAGCTGATCGACCGGCTGCTGGCCGAGCACCTGGACAACGAGCGCGCCATGATCGCCGGGCTCGCGGACGAGCAGGTGGCGCAGCTCACCGGCCTGCTGCGGGCCCTCGAACG
- a CDS encoding PDR/VanB family oxidoreductase, which yields MRSLRLVRSTWLADGVVQLELADPSGGADGAGAELPGWEPGAHLTLHLPDGPSREYSLCGDPADRARYTVAVQREPDSRGGSAHVHERLRVGEILDVDGPKNTFALAPAPAYVLVAGGIGVTPIKAMADELARRGASWSLLYCGRSRTSMAFAADLAGHAQAVVHADDEHGGPPDIAAHLKEALAGLPEGALVYCCGPEPLLRAVQDALDDTSRLRTERFRAPEPVRTGTDADGEAPFDVVCGADRFTVEPGASILETLRAGGVDLPSSCEEGICGTCETRVLAGEPDHRDHILTDDERAAGATMMLCVSRSRTPELVLDL from the coding sequence ATGCGGTCACTGCGGCTCGTGCGCTCCACCTGGCTCGCCGACGGCGTCGTGCAGCTGGAGCTCGCCGACCCGTCCGGCGGCGCCGACGGCGCCGGCGCCGAGCTGCCCGGCTGGGAGCCCGGCGCCCACCTGACGCTGCACCTGCCGGACGGCCCGTCCCGCGAGTACTCGCTGTGCGGCGACCCCGCCGACCGCGCCCGGTACACGGTCGCGGTGCAGCGCGAGCCCGACTCGCGGGGCGGCAGCGCGCACGTCCACGAGCGGCTGCGGGTCGGCGAGATCCTCGACGTGGACGGGCCGAAGAACACCTTCGCGCTCGCACCGGCCCCCGCGTACGTCCTGGTCGCGGGCGGGATCGGTGTCACGCCGATCAAGGCGATGGCGGACGAGCTCGCCCGCCGGGGCGCCTCGTGGTCGCTGCTGTACTGCGGCCGGTCGCGGACGTCGATGGCGTTCGCGGCCGATCTGGCCGGGCACGCGCAGGCCGTCGTGCACGCCGACGACGAGCACGGCGGCCCGCCCGACATCGCCGCGCACCTCAAGGAGGCCCTCGCCGGCCTGCCGGAGGGCGCGCTCGTCTACTGCTGCGGCCCCGAACCGCTGCTCCGGGCCGTCCAGGACGCGCTGGACGACACGTCCCGGCTGCGCACGGAACGGTTCCGCGCCCCCGAACCGGTGCGAACCGGGACGGACGCGGACGGCGAAGCCCCGTTCGACGTCGTGTGCGGCGCGGACCGGTTCACCGTCGAGCCCGGCGCGTCGATCCTCGAGACGCTCCGCGCGGGCGGCGTCGACCTGCCGTCGTCCTGCGAGGAGGGCATCTGCGGCACCTGCGAGACGCGGGTGCTGGCGGGCGAGCCCGACCACCGCGACCACATCCTCACCGACGACGAGCGCGCGGCGGGCGCGACGATGATGCTCTGCGTCTCCCGCTCGCGCACCCCCGAACTCGTTCTCGATCTCTAA
- a CDS encoding aspartate dehydrogenase domain-containing protein, with amino-acid sequence MGEVTLSVAVIGCGAIGSIVARALHDGDVPDARLAGVVDPAGAGGLPELSLDAALGTAGLVVEAAGQRALAELGPRVVASGTDLLVVSIGALTDDALLDRLNGAGTGRVHLASGAIGGLDMLRAAARMGPLDAVRIVTTKKPAGLVQPWMDAAEADRVRSATGPLEVRRGPAREIAAAFPKSTNVAAAVALAAGNWDVVEAVVMADPGAALTSHVITASGPAGEYRFEIRNRPSPRNPTTSEVVPYAVLKAVGDLAARTGVFR; translated from the coding sequence GTGGGAGAAGTGACCCTGTCCGTCGCGGTCATCGGCTGCGGGGCCATCGGCTCGATCGTCGCCCGCGCCCTGCACGACGGGGACGTCCCGGACGCCCGCCTCGCCGGGGTCGTCGACCCCGCCGGGGCCGGCGGCCTGCCGGAACTCTCGCTCGACGCGGCGCTCGGCACCGCCGGCCTCGTCGTCGAGGCCGCCGGGCAGCGGGCGCTCGCCGAACTCGGCCCCCGCGTCGTCGCGTCCGGCACCGACCTGCTCGTCGTCTCGATCGGCGCGCTCACCGACGACGCGCTCCTCGACCGGCTGAACGGCGCGGGGACGGGCCGCGTCCACCTCGCGTCCGGCGCGATCGGCGGGCTCGACATGCTGCGCGCCGCCGCCCGCATGGGCCCGCTGGACGCCGTCCGCATCGTCACGACGAAGAAGCCCGCCGGGCTCGTCCAGCCGTGGATGGACGCCGCCGAGGCCGACCGCGTCCGGTCGGCGACCGGGCCGCTGGAGGTGCGGCGCGGGCCCGCGCGGGAGATCGCCGCCGCGTTCCCGAAGTCGACGAACGTCGCCGCCGCCGTCGCGCTCGCCGCCGGGAACTGGGACGTCGTCGAGGCCGTCGTGATGGCCGATCCGGGCGCGGCCCTGACCTCGCACGTCATCACGGCGTCCGGCCCGGCCGGGGAGTACCGGTTCGAGATCCGCAACCGGCCGTCCCCGCGCAACCCGACGACCAGCGAGGTCGTCCCGTACGCGGTGCTGAAGGCCGTCGGCGACCTCGCCGCCCGGACCGGGGTGTTCCGGTGA